One Bacillota bacterium genomic region harbors:
- a CDS encoding MFS transporter, whose amino-acid sequence MRSIWLDQGLMLLFAGSFMVFVNLHLAFIIMPLYVLELGGGDWTAAWYNTLLAGAAVLFRFLFASWVDRYGRRLSLLVSGLALVTAPLFILLAGSSTAYLLLVRLIQALGLALYPLAANTLIADLSPVARRGTVLGLQRLIILTALITGPPVAVLIVEHYGFQTLFGLISILGLAGMVPLSAVREPVRARVGTPAPHGFQAALASRSLRLLIWATSACGLAYGVLLTFLPLYAVRVGIENFGLYFTVFAFSGLVAGVVAGRLSDAFGRRKVLVPSLVLFGTGILCLGLPAPGTAMVVSAAVAGAGYSASLTLLVAWVVDAAGRKLRAASLGLFENGIDAGIMAGSFAFGSVVALLGFGFAFSTAGALLLVFAVLIATLDRGPRPQIR is encoded by the coding sequence TTGCGGTCGATTTGGCTGGACCAGGGCTTGATGCTGTTATTCGCCGGGTCTTTTATGGTTTTTGTGAACCTGCATCTGGCTTTCATTATTATGCCCCTGTACGTGCTCGAACTGGGAGGCGGCGACTGGACGGCGGCCTGGTACAATACCCTTTTGGCCGGGGCGGCGGTGCTTTTCCGGTTCCTGTTCGCGTCCTGGGTGGACCGGTACGGCCGCCGGCTTTCCCTGCTGGTGAGCGGCCTGGCCCTGGTGACCGCGCCGCTCTTTATTCTGCTGGCTGGTTCATCTACGGCCTATTTGCTGCTTGTTCGTCTGATTCAAGCCCTGGGCCTGGCGCTCTACCCGCTGGCCGCGAACACCCTAATCGCCGACTTGAGCCCGGTGGCACGGCGCGGGACCGTCCTGGGCCTGCAGCGCTTGATCATCCTCACCGCTCTGATCACGGGGCCGCCGGTGGCGGTCCTGATTGTCGAGCACTACGGTTTTCAGACCTTGTTTGGACTGATCTCCATACTGGGGCTTGCCGGAATGGTGCCGCTTTCGGCCGTTCGGGAACCGGTGCGCGCCCGTGTGGGGACTCCGGCCCCGCACGGGTTTCAGGCTGCTCTTGCTTCCCGCTCCCTGCGTCTTTTGATCTGGGCGACCTCCGCCTGCGGCTTGGCCTACGGTGTTTTGCTCACGTTTCTCCCGCTGTACGCGGTACGCGTGGGAATCGAGAATTTCGGCCTTTATTTCACTGTTTTTGCCTTCAGCGGTCTGGTTGCCGGGGTGGTTGCCGGGCGCCTGTCGGATGCCTTCGGCCGGCGCAAAGTGCTGGTGCCGTCGCTGGTCCTTTTCGGCACGGGCATTCTCTGTCTCGGCCTGCCGGCACCGGGAACGGCAATGGTGGTCAGCGCCGCGGTGGCCGGCGCCGGCTACTCGGCCTCCCTCACCCTGCTGGTCGCCTGGGTGGTGGACGCGGCCGGACGCAAGCTGCGCGCGGCTTCCCTGGGTCTATTTGAAAACGGGATCGACGCGGGGATTATGGCGGGCTCTTTTGCCTTCGGGAGTGTGGTCGCCCTGCTCGGCTTTGGGTTCGCCTTTTCAACCGCCGGCGCGCTGTTGTTGGTATTCGCGGTTCTGATCGCCACCTTGGACCGGGGGCCCCGGCCCCAAATCCGTTAG
- the pabB gene encoding aminodeoxychorismate synthase component I produces the protein MLIETRPWPGDPEALYTVLGNRPGLAILDSGMEPRAGGLYPSGRWCFAAFDPFAVLECRLDGCCRVSGGCNREFKADPLDTLQDLLEAYALPAGAGPTPLPAGGIGFLAYGLRVFVEPRPGRPDDLDLPVLRVGFYDAVLALDRREGLLYLTSTGLPAAGSARAERAASRMRLLREVVAAAAERAACAPPEPGHRLGVPGGICSGDPGVSARGTWVSGSAGRVSGSAGRLWPPGPVSSSFDRAAYLEAVRRVKDHIWAGDVYQVNLAQRFSVPWPGSAHALFRRLRRQNPAPFSALIEGADFSVVSASPERFLHLDPLTGVVHTRPIKGTRPRGPSPEADARLARELLASGKDRAEHIMIVDLERNDLSRVAEPASVRVPEMLVLEPFPTVWHLVSTVEARLRPGTGVAALLRATFPGGSITGAPKIRAMEIIEELEPVPRGVYTGAAGYFSFDGRLDLNIAIRTIVLRGGRAWFHAGGGIVADSEPEAEYRETLDKARALFAALGSPKYRGCL, from the coding sequence ATGCTGATCGAGACCCGGCCCTGGCCCGGCGATCCGGAAGCGCTCTACACCGTCCTGGGAAACCGGCCGGGTCTGGCGATCCTGGACAGCGGGATGGAACCGCGGGCGGGCGGCTTGTACCCTTCCGGCCGGTGGTGTTTTGCCGCATTTGATCCCTTTGCCGTGTTGGAGTGCCGGTTGGACGGTTGCTGCCGGGTTTCCGGCGGCTGTAACCGGGAGTTCAAGGCGGACCCTCTGGACACCCTCCAAGACCTTCTGGAGGCATACGCCCTGCCGGCCGGTGCCGGACCCACGCCCCTGCCCGCGGGCGGAATCGGGTTTTTGGCGTACGGCCTCCGGGTTTTCGTGGAGCCGCGGCCCGGCCGTCCCGACGACTTGGATTTGCCCGTGCTCCGGGTTGGCTTTTACGACGCCGTGCTGGCATTGGACCGCCGGGAAGGACTTCTCTATCTGACCTCCACCGGGCTGCCGGCCGCCGGAAGTGCCCGGGCCGAACGGGCGGCGTCCAGGATGCGCTTGCTGCGGGAAGTGGTGGCGGCGGCCGCCGAAAGGGCGGCTTGCGCCCCGCCGGAGCCGGGGCACCGGCTCGGGGTGCCCGGGGGTATCTGCTCGGGAGACCCGGGGGTATCTGCTCGTGGTACATGGGTCAGCGGGTCAGCGGGTCGGGTCAGCGGGTCAGCGGGCCGGCTGTGGCCGCCCGGGCCCGTAAGTTCGAGCTTTGACCGGGCCGCCTACCTGGAGGCGGTGCGCCGGGTCAAGGACCACATTTGGGCCGGGGACGTCTACCAGGTAAACCTGGCCCAGCGGTTTTCGGTGCCCTGGCCGGGGTCGGCCCACGCCCTGTTCAGGAGGCTCCGCCGCCAAAACCCGGCGCCGTTTTCCGCCTTGATTGAAGGCGCGGACTTCTCCGTGGTCAGCGCGTCCCCGGAGCGTTTCCTGCACTTGGATCCCCTGACCGGCGTCGTGCACACCCGCCCGATCAAAGGCACCCGCCCGCGCGGCCCCTCGCCGGAGGCCGACGCTCGTTTGGCCCGTGAACTCCTGGCCAGCGGGAAGGACCGGGCCGAGCACATAATGATCGTGGACCTCGAGCGCAACGACTTGAGCCGCGTGGCCGAACCGGCCTCGGTCCGGGTTCCGGAAATGCTGGTCCTGGAGCCTTTCCCGACGGTCTGGCACCTGGTGTCCACGGTGGAGGCCCGGCTCCGGCCGGGGACCGGCGTCGCCGCTCTCCTGCGGGCGACCTTTCCGGGCGGTTCGATCACCGGCGCGCCCAAAATCCGCGCCATGGAAATCATCGAGGAACTGGAACCGGTGCCCCGGGGCGTGTATACCGGTGCCGCCGGTTACTTCAGCTTCGACGGCCGTCTGGACTTAAACATCGCGATTCGGACCATAGTACTCCGCGGCGGGCGGGCGTGGTTTCACGCCGGCGGCGGCATCGTGGCCGATTCGGAGCCGGAGGCCGAGTACCGGGAGACGTTGGACAAAGCACGGGCGTTGTTCGCGGCCCTGGGAAGCCCGAAATACCGTGGATGTTTATAA
- a CDS encoding aminotransferase class IV: MLLWVNGRLVPAAEAAVSPFDAGFLLGYGVFETMRSFRGKVFRLEAHLERLTGGCRRLGLNGVPEHAALSRAVALTLQANGLTAARLRLTVTAGPESAPGTGPAAGVPAADAPAVGTPTVVVTAFPLSPEMEQPVFWTAGTCPRPVFSGDPLLSVKTVSRAGHTLARREALAAGYDEALLINERGVYTEGTVTNLFVVRGRVLQTPPLSDGLLPGLTRGIIKELAGGLGLEFREAPVRAQDMLSADEVFLTNTVGGLIPLAALDGVPLGAAVPGPRTVLLRQAYRALLTKEC; this comes from the coding sequence GTGCTGCTTTGGGTTAACGGCCGCCTGGTGCCGGCGGCCGAAGCCGCGGTTTCCCCGTTTGATGCCGGGTTTCTCTTGGGTTACGGGGTGTTTGAGACGATGCGGTCTTTCCGGGGAAAGGTGTTCCGGCTGGAGGCGCACCTCGAGCGCCTGACCGGCGGCTGCCGGCGGCTGGGCTTAAACGGCGTTCCGGAACATGCCGCTCTGAGCCGGGCGGTGGCGCTCACCCTGCAGGCGAACGGCCTGACCGCCGCACGGTTGCGCCTGACGGTGACCGCTGGCCCGGAAAGTGCTCCCGGTACCGGACCGGCCGCGGGTGTACCGGCCGCCGATGCACCGGCCGTGGGTACGCCGACCGTGGTGGTCACCGCCTTTCCCTTGTCCCCGGAGATGGAACAACCGGTGTTCTGGACCGCCGGCACCTGCCCCCGGCCTGTTTTTTCGGGGGACCCGCTTCTGTCGGTCAAAACGGTTTCGCGGGCCGGCCATACCCTGGCCCGGCGGGAAGCATTAGCCGCGGGGTACGACGAGGCGCTCCTGATCAACGAACGGGGTGTTTACACCGAGGGCACGGTCACGAACCTTTTCGTGGTCCGGGGCCGTGTGCTGCAAACGCCTCCGTTGTCGGACGGGCTGCTGCCGGGTCTGACCCGGGGAATCATTAAAGAATTGGCCGGGGGATTGGGCCTGGAGTTCCGCGAAGCGCCGGTGCGGGCGCAAGATATGCTCTCCGCCGACGAGGTTTTCCTGACCAACACGGTGGGGGGTTTGATCCCCTTGGCGGCGCTGGACGGGGTGCCGCTCGGCGCAGCTGTTCCCGGCCCCCGGACGGTTCTGCTCCGGCAGGCTTACCGGGCGCTGTTGACGAAGGAATGCTGA
- a CDS encoding ANTAR domain-containing protein, which translates to MPQLRVLIAVKDEAEAKKLGAKLLKAGHLVIGRVWEAKDVLRLAFETQPDLVLLDPALPDYGGLGVAQVIDDHRLAPIVFVTADCTRLAQLSGTGWLFSYLLVPYSDDDLYLAVEIARSNFKRLLALEQENMRLKKTLESRKLVERAKGLLVEKKGFTEPEAYRYLQKLSMDTCRPLAGMAREVIEKLSSGQGKKGRDKNHQP; encoded by the coding sequence ATGCCGCAACTGCGCGTCCTGATTGCGGTCAAGGACGAGGCCGAGGCCAAGAAGCTCGGGGCCAAGCTCCTTAAAGCCGGTCATCTGGTGATCGGCCGGGTATGGGAGGCCAAGGACGTGTTGCGCCTGGCCTTTGAGACCCAGCCCGACTTGGTCTTGCTGGACCCCGCCCTCCCGGATTACGGGGGACTGGGAGTGGCCCAGGTCATCGACGATCACCGGTTGGCCCCGATCGTATTCGTCACCGCGGACTGCACCAGGCTTGCGCAACTGTCGGGCACGGGGTGGCTCTTCAGCTATCTGCTGGTTCCGTACAGCGATGATGATCTGTACCTGGCGGTGGAAATAGCCCGGTCCAATTTCAAGCGCCTGCTGGCCCTAGAGCAGGAAAACATGCGCCTGAAGAAGACCCTGGAGTCCAGAAAACTCGTTGAGCGGGCCAAGGGCCTGTTGGTCGAAAAGAAGGGGTTCACCGAGCCGGAGGCGTACCGGTACCTGCAGAAACTCAGCATGGACACCTGCCGGCCGCTGGCCGGAATGGCCCGGGAGGTGATTGAGAAGCTCTCCTCCGGCCAAGGGAAGAAAGGCCGGGACAAGAATCACCAACCGTAG
- a CDS encoding glutamine synthetase family protein, with amino-acid sequence MEINRRAAEEVLALAAETGVKFVRLQVTDFTGSLKNLAITVEELNRALEGRLTFDSAIVEGFSGSREREILLVPDPETFVIFPWRPRDGAVARLICHVADLDGNPYPICSRSVLRRNLQALGERGWRFRISAEIEFFLFHAGEQGLPATVTHDQAGYCDLAPVDLGENARRDMVLTLQEMGIKVRSSHHEASPGQHEIGLGEGEALETADRITTFKFVVRTVAQRHGLHASFMPRPLAGGRGSGVKLHLTLWREEQNLFADGDDLGRFSATARRFAAGLLAHAPALSAVTNPLVNSYKRLGPDGFHPALAAWSFDSRAAMLRFPAPAGGEPHLLLRSPDPTANAYVALAGILAAGLDGVDSGLELPEPVPGTVDGDLDRLRAAARINGLPRHLEAALSAFTTSAVLRGALGDEFCRRYAEVKEQEWLAFLAAVHPWEIDTYLARY; translated from the coding sequence ATGGAAATCAACCGCCGGGCGGCCGAAGAAGTCCTGGCCCTGGCCGCGGAAACCGGTGTGAAATTCGTCCGGCTGCAGGTCACCGATTTCACCGGATCCCTCAAGAACCTGGCCATCACCGTCGAGGAGCTGAACCGCGCCCTGGAAGGCCGGCTCACTTTTGACAGCGCCATCGTCGAAGGTTTCAGCGGCAGCCGGGAAAGAGAGATCCTGCTCGTCCCCGACCCGGAAACGTTCGTGATCTTTCCCTGGCGGCCACGGGACGGGGCGGTGGCCCGATTGATCTGCCATGTGGCCGACCTGGACGGGAATCCCTATCCCATCTGTTCCCGGAGTGTACTGCGCCGGAACCTGCAAGCCCTGGGGGAGCGCGGGTGGCGGTTCCGGATCAGCGCCGAAATTGAATTCTTCCTCTTCCACGCCGGGGAACAGGGCCTGCCCGCCACGGTGACCCACGACCAGGCCGGATACTGCGACCTCGCCCCGGTGGACCTGGGCGAGAACGCCCGGCGAGACATGGTCCTCACCCTGCAAGAAATGGGGATCAAGGTCCGGTCGTCGCACCACGAGGCCTCCCCGGGCCAGCACGAGATCGGCCTCGGTGAGGGCGAGGCGCTGGAAACGGCCGACCGGATCACCACCTTCAAGTTCGTGGTGCGGACCGTGGCCCAGCGGCACGGCCTGCACGCTTCTTTCATGCCGCGGCCGCTGGCGGGGGGGCGCGGTTCGGGAGTGAAGCTGCACCTGACCCTTTGGCGCGAAGAGCAAAACCTGTTCGCGGACGGGGATGACCTCGGCCGGTTCAGCGCCACCGCCCGCCGGTTCGCCGCCGGACTGCTCGCGCACGCGCCCGCCTTGTCGGCCGTGACCAATCCCCTGGTCAATTCCTATAAACGCTTGGGGCCGGACGGTTTTCACCCGGCCCTGGCCGCCTGGTCTTTCGACAGCCGGGCCGCCATGCTGCGCTTTCCCGCGCCGGCGGGAGGCGAGCCACATCTGTTGCTCCGCAGCCCGGACCCGACGGCCAACGCCTACGTGGCTCTGGCGGGAATCCTCGCCGCCGGCCTCGACGGGGTGGACAGCGGGCTCGAGTTGCCGGAGCCCGTACCCGGCACGGTGGACGGAGACCTGGACCGGCTCCGGGCCGCAGCGCGCATCAACGGGCTGCCCCGGCACCTGGAAGCGGCGCTTTCGGCATTTACCACCAGCGCCGTGCTCCGCGGCGCGTTGGGGGACGAGTTTTGCCGCCGCTACGCCGAGGTCAAGGAACAGGAGTGGCTGGCTTTCCTGGCCGCGGTGCACCCCTGGGAGATCGACACCTATCTGGCCCGTTACTAG